A single region of the Mechercharimyces sp. CAU 1602 genome encodes:
- the glmS gene encoding glutamine--fructose-6-phosphate transaminase (isomerizing), with the protein MCGIVGYIGRQEAQSILLDGLKKLEYRGYDSAGLAVYNGETIGVKKKEGRIVNVESLLEEQSLLGSVGIAHTRWATHGKPSDRNSHPHMDHEDKFAIVHNGIIENFLELKEELQAKGHTFRSETDTEVIAHLLADAYNGDVVETVQHIVKKMEGAYALAIMSEYEPDKLVAVRLASPLIIGVGEGENFIASDIPAILKHTREMVILEDGEMAVLTDDQIQVMTTEGEKIDREPLHVDWDIVTAEKDGYDHFMLKEIYEQPKAIRDTLTGRIKEGIVDLASELTLSQAEMEQIDRIHFVACGTAYHAGIVGKYALEQLTRIPVEVDVASEYRYRDPIITERTLVIVISQSGETADTLAAMREAQSRGAKVLAITNVVGSTIARDADEVLITSAGPEIAVASTKAYTSQLVVIYQLGLYLAHIRATQPRTEIEKMVEELLSLPLKIEEALKGADILKMLATELARHNNLFFIGRGLDFAVALEGSLKLKELTYIHSEAYPAGELKHGTLALIEEGVPVISLATQAFTYDKMVSNIEEVKTRGAHVLGITTAGSVDLQRTADEVITVPQTLPLFSPVLTVIPLQLLSYYACIARGFDVDKPRNLAKSVTVE; encoded by the coding sequence ATGTGTGGAATCGTAGGGTACATTGGAAGACAAGAAGCGCAAAGTATTTTGTTAGACGGATTGAAAAAACTGGAGTACCGTGGTTATGATTCAGCTGGGTTGGCTGTATACAATGGAGAGACGATTGGAGTGAAGAAAAAGGAAGGGCGTATTGTAAATGTCGAATCTTTGTTAGAGGAACAGTCGCTGCTAGGAAGTGTAGGGATTGCACATACTCGCTGGGCGACTCACGGGAAGCCATCGGATCGTAATTCGCATCCCCATATGGATCATGAGGATAAATTTGCAATTGTGCACAATGGGATTATTGAAAACTTCCTTGAACTAAAAGAGGAGTTGCAGGCAAAGGGGCATACTTTCAGGTCAGAGACGGATACCGAGGTGATCGCTCACTTATTGGCAGATGCTTATAACGGTGATGTAGTGGAGACAGTACAACACATTGTTAAAAAGATGGAAGGCGCTTATGCATTGGCGATCATGAGTGAATACGAACCTGATAAGTTGGTAGCCGTACGTTTGGCTAGCCCATTAATTATCGGTGTGGGTGAAGGGGAGAATTTCATCGCTTCGGATATCCCAGCAATATTGAAGCATACACGTGAGATGGTAATTTTAGAAGATGGTGAGATGGCAGTTCTAACTGACGATCAGATTCAAGTGATGACCACCGAAGGCGAGAAGATTGATCGTGAGCCTCTTCATGTAGATTGGGATATTGTTACTGCTGAAAAAGATGGGTACGACCACTTCATGCTAAAAGAGATCTATGAACAGCCAAAAGCTATTCGGGATACCTTAACGGGCCGGATCAAAGAGGGTATTGTCGATTTGGCAAGCGAACTAACCTTGTCGCAAGCAGAAATGGAGCAGATTGATCGCATCCACTTTGTGGCCTGTGGTACAGCTTACCATGCGGGTATTGTGGGTAAATATGCGTTGGAACAATTGACACGTATTCCGGTGGAAGTTGATGTAGCATCTGAGTATCGCTATCGCGATCCAATCATAACGGAACGTACACTTGTCATCGTAATCAGTCAATCAGGTGAAACTGCCGATACATTGGCTGCTATGCGGGAGGCACAAAGCAGAGGAGCTAAAGTACTAGCTATTACTAATGTAGTGGGTAGTACCATTGCACGGGATGCAGATGAGGTGTTGATCACTTCGGCCGGTCCTGAAATTGCAGTTGCTTCAACGAAAGCTTACACTTCACAACTGGTGGTTATTTATCAGTTAGGCCTTTATCTCGCTCATATTCGTGCTACTCAGCCTCGGACAGAGATTGAAAAGATGGTGGAAGAGCTTCTGTCCCTACCGCTGAAAATTGAAGAGGCACTTAAAGGTGCAGATATCTTGAAAATGTTGGCAACTGAGCTCGCACGCCATAATAATCTTTTCTTTATTGGACGAGGATTAGATTTTGCAGTGGCCTTGGAAGGATCACTCAAATTGAAAGAGCTGACCTATATACACTCGGAAGCATATCCAGCAGGTGAGTTGAAGCATGGTACCTTGGCTCTGATTGAGGAAGGAGTTCCAGTAATCTCACTAGCCACGCAAGCTTTCACATATGATAAGATGGTGAGCAACATTGAAGAGGTGAAAACCCGAGGAGCACATGTACTGGGGATTACGACCGCAGGCAGTGTCGACTTGCAGAGAACAGCGGATGAAGTGATTACCGTTCCGCAAACCTTACCTCTCTTTAGCCCTGTTCTTACAGTGATTCCATTGCAGCTTCTCTCCTATTACGCATGTATAGCACGTGGTTTTGATGTCGATAAGCCTCGTAACCTGGCCAAAAGTGTAACCGTAGAGTAA
- the glmM gene encoding phosphoglucosamine mutase has protein sequence MGQYFGTDGVRGVANTELTPELAFQLGRCGAYYLTKVNGKKHVIVGRDTRLSGEMLEAAFVAGVTSVGVDVTRLGVVTTPGVAFLTTEMGAGAGVMISASHNPYPDNGIKFFGADGYKLSDESEAELERLIVEAEDNLPRPSGNEIGRIYDRPEAFHRYLEHVQASIDTDLCGMTIVVDCANGGAANLAPRLLRDLGADVITLHAKPDGMNINVDCGSTHPQNLQHEVVSRQAHVGLAFDGDADRLVAVDEQGELVDGDGIMAICAKYLKERGELTQNKVVATVMSNIGFMKGLEQLGIEVETTAVGDRYVMEAMRKEGLSLGGEQSGHIIFLEHGTTGDGLLSAVQLLRVLKDRGQSLGDLAKVFTKFPQVLVNVTVKDKESYKQSEKVQTRIAAAEAALGDDGRVLVRPSGTEPLVRVMAEGPDEEQINHLVAEIATAIEEA, from the coding sequence ATGGGACAGTATTTTGGAACGGATGGAGTTCGTGGTGTCGCCAATACAGAATTAACACCAGAATTGGCCTTTCAGCTCGGGCGCTGCGGAGCCTACTATTTGACAAAAGTGAATGGTAAAAAGCATGTCATTGTAGGTAGGGATACACGTTTATCTGGGGAGATGTTAGAAGCAGCATTTGTGGCAGGTGTGACCTCCGTCGGAGTGGATGTGACACGCCTGGGAGTGGTAACTACCCCCGGAGTTGCCTTCTTAACCACTGAGATGGGGGCGGGAGCAGGAGTTATGATTTCTGCATCCCACAACCCTTATCCAGATAACGGAATTAAGTTTTTTGGTGCAGATGGCTATAAGCTGTCAGATGAGAGTGAAGCGGAGCTAGAGAGACTGATTGTGGAAGCAGAAGATAACCTTCCGCGCCCGAGTGGGAATGAGATTGGACGAATCTATGACCGTCCGGAGGCATTTCATCGTTATTTGGAACATGTGCAGGCATCGATTGATACCGACTTATGTGGTATGACGATTGTTGTCGACTGTGCCAATGGTGGGGCAGCTAACCTAGCTCCGCGTTTATTACGAGATTTAGGAGCAGATGTGATTACACTGCATGCGAAGCCAGACGGAATGAATATTAATGTGGATTGTGGTTCTACTCACCCCCAAAATCTTCAACATGAGGTGGTTAGTCGGCAGGCACATGTAGGTTTAGCTTTCGATGGGGATGCAGATCGGTTGGTTGCAGTAGACGAACAAGGTGAATTGGTCGATGGAGATGGAATTATGGCGATCTGCGCCAAGTACCTCAAAGAACGGGGCGAGCTGACCCAGAATAAAGTTGTGGCCACCGTAATGAGTAACATCGGTTTTATGAAGGGATTGGAGCAGCTCGGAATTGAAGTAGAAACAACTGCGGTTGGCGATCGTTATGTGATGGAAGCGATGCGTAAAGAAGGGCTATCGCTAGGAGGAGAACAATCGGGACACATCATCTTCCTCGAACATGGTACCACTGGGGATGGATTGTTATCTGCTGTACAATTATTACGGGTATTGAAGGATCGTGGGCAGTCACTAGGTGATTTAGCTAAGGTTTTTACCAAGTTCCCACAGGTGCTCGTTAACGTTACGGTGAAAGATAAAGAGAGTTACAAGCAGAGTGAAAAGGTACAGACGAGAATCGCCGCAGCTGAGGCGGCACTTGGGGATGATGGGCGTGTATTGGTGCGTCCTTCGGGGACAGAACCGTTGGTGCGTGTGATGGCAGAAGGCCCTGATGAGGAGCAGATCAACCATTTAGTAGCTGAGATCGCTACAGCGATTGAAGAGGCATAG
- a CDS encoding response regulator transcription factor, with amino-acid sequence MEAFTILITDDDKDIRDGIEIYLRNEGYQVVKAANGEEAVAALQREQVHLLILDIMMPKLDGIAATFKIRESSNIPIIMLSAKVEETDKIHGLSVGADDYMTKPFHPMELIARVKSQLRRYIQLGTYDKTASRIVVGGLTLDQEAKELALEGEAIRLTPIEYRITELLMLHPGRVFSISEIYERVWNEPAYNAENVVAVHIRNIREKIELDPKRPQYVKVVWGIGYKIEG; translated from the coding sequence ATGGAGGCATTTACGATCCTCATAACAGATGATGATAAAGATATACGAGACGGGATTGAAATCTACTTGCGCAACGAAGGTTATCAAGTAGTAAAAGCGGCAAACGGAGAGGAAGCGGTAGCAGCCCTTCAACGGGAGCAAGTGCATTTGTTAATCCTTGATATTATGATGCCAAAACTAGATGGAATAGCGGCCACCTTTAAAATAAGAGAATCCTCAAATATCCCAATCATCATGTTGAGTGCAAAAGTAGAAGAGACAGACAAAATCCACGGGTTATCGGTAGGCGCTGATGATTATATGACGAAGCCCTTTCATCCGATGGAGTTGATTGCTCGGGTTAAATCACAACTGCGCCGCTATATTCAGTTAGGAACATATGATAAGACAGCGTCGAGAATAGTCGTGGGTGGATTAACGTTAGATCAGGAGGCGAAGGAACTAGCTTTGGAAGGGGAGGCGATTCGCTTAACACCGATCGAGTACCGGATTACCGAGCTACTGATGCTTCACCCGGGGCGAGTATTCTCTATCAGTGAAATTTATGAGCGAGTATGGAATGAACCTGCGTACAATGCAGAAAATGTTGTAGCCGTTCATATCCGCAACATCCGCGAAAAAATTGAACTGGATCCAAAACGTCCACAGTATGTTAAGGTGGTCTGGGGAATCGGGTATAAAATCGAGGGGTGA